Proteins from a genomic interval of Hornefia porci:
- a CDS encoding helix-turn-helix transcriptional regulator, translated as MSIGKIIIKFRKQFNLTQAELCENINKQFHTELNKSMISKWENGKSNPSLDYAKILALYFNVSLDDILGLKISAESLSLDEANLIIRYRSLNSEGKEKLQDQAELLSSSPLYKNNRSTCVVEEAE; from the coding sequence ATGAGTATCGGAAAAATTATTATTAAATTTCGCAAGCAATTCAACTTGACGCAAGCTGAACTTTGCGAGAATATCAACAAACAATTTCATACTGAATTAAATAAGTCCATGATTTCCAAGTGGGAAAACGGCAAAAGTAACCCTAGCTTGGATTATGCAAAAATACTCGCTTTATATTTCAATGTCAGTCTTGATGATATTCTGGGGTTAAAAATATCGGCAGAATCTTTGTCTCTTGATGAGGCTAATTTAATCATTCGATATCGTTCCCTTAACTCTGAGGGGAAAGAAAAACTTCAGGATCAAGCCGAGCTTCTCTCTTCTTCGCCATTATATAAAAACAATCGTTCGACTTGTGTGGTGGAAGAAGCGGAATAA
- a CDS encoding aminoacyl-histidine dipeptidase, whose product MNELKNLQPEAVFDFFREIAAIPHGSGNTGQISDYLVKFAKDRGLEYCQDEANNVVIFKPASPGYEDAPRVMIQGHMDMVCEKTPDSTIDMEKDGLTLAVDGDWLYAENTTLGGDDGIAVAMALAAMDSDELQHPGIDAVFTVDEEVGMLGAEAIDVSRISARKMINIDSEEEGIITVSCAGGVTASVHLPVRRQTGKGVLGRLRIDGLLGGHSGIEIDKEHGNANLLMGRLLYTLSERVDFSLVRLAGGTKDNAICKLSEAEILTESADIDALRELCDEMNKTFAHELRSSDPEVRVTFTAEMSEVSAETLDRDSTRRVIAYLMQTPNGIQNMSKEIEGLVETSLNLGALSMDETEMVAAYAVRSSVATRKDYLCDKLESLSALLGGSVQYSGAYPGWEYREDSVLRDTCIEAYTKLYGKAPEIDAIHAGLECGLFAGKMGDDFDAVSFGPDMSGVHTTDEKLSISSVERTWKLLCEILKNCR is encoded by the coding sequence ATGAATGAGCTTAAAAACCTGCAGCCTGAGGCGGTATTTGATTTCTTCAGGGAGATTGCGGCGATCCCGCACGGCTCCGGAAATACCGGGCAGATCAGCGATTATCTCGTAAAATTCGCGAAGGATCGCGGATTGGAGTACTGTCAGGATGAGGCCAATAATGTCGTGATTTTCAAACCCGCTTCACCGGGTTATGAGGATGCTCCCCGGGTGATGATCCAGGGGCACATGGATATGGTCTGCGAAAAAACGCCCGACAGTACAATTGACATGGAAAAGGACGGCCTGACGCTGGCCGTGGACGGGGACTGGCTCTATGCAGAGAATACAACCCTCGGCGGAGATGACGGAATTGCCGTCGCCATGGCGCTTGCCGCAATGGACTCCGATGAGCTGCAGCATCCCGGAATAGATGCGGTTTTTACCGTGGACGAAGAAGTCGGCATGCTGGGCGCGGAAGCCATCGATGTTTCCCGGATCAGCGCCCGCAAGATGATTAACATTGACTCAGAAGAGGAGGGAATCATTACGGTCAGCTGCGCGGGCGGCGTGACCGCATCCGTTCATCTTCCGGTGAGACGTCAGACCGGAAAGGGCGTTCTCGGCCGTCTCCGGATCGACGGACTCCTGGGCGGTCATTCGGGAATTGAGATTGACAAGGAGCACGGAAACGCCAATCTTCTGATGGGACGGCTGCTGTACACGCTGTCGGAGCGGGTGGATTTCTCGCTGGTGAGGCTTGCGGGAGGCACAAAGGACAATGCGATCTGCAAGCTCTCTGAAGCGGAGATTCTGACGGAATCCGCAGACATTGACGCCCTGAGAGAGCTTTGTGATGAGATGAACAAAACCTTTGCCCATGAGCTTCGCTCTTCGGATCCGGAGGTCCGCGTAACATTCACCGCAGAGATGTCCGAAGTTTCCGCAGAGACGCTGGACAGAGACAGCACACGCCGCGTCATCGCATATCTGATGCAGACGCCGAACGGGATTCAGAATATGAGTAAAGAGATTGAAGGTCTTGTGGAAACGAGTCTGAATCTGGGCGCACTGAGTATGGATGAAACGGAAATGGTTGCGGCGTATGCGGTGCGCAGCTCCGTGGCGACGAGGAAGGATTATCTGTGCGATAAGCTGGAAAGTCTTTCCGCACTGCTGGGAGGATCGGTGCAGTATTCGGGCGCGTATCCCGGCTGGGAATACAGGGAGGATTCGGTGCTTCGGGATACCTGTATCGAGGCGTACACAAAACTGTATGGGAAGGCTCCGGAAATCGATGCGATACATGCAGGGCTGGAATGCGGACTCTTTGCCGGAAAAATGGGAGATGATTTCGATGCGGTTTCCTTCGGACCGGACATGTCCGGCGTGCATACCACAGATGAAAAGCTTTCGATCTCATCGGTGGAGCGCACCTGGAAGCTTCTCTGCGAGATTCTGAAAAACTGCAGATGA
- a CDS encoding ParB/RepB/Spo0J family partition protein — protein MDTIGTVHMLWTNQLIPNPDNPRKDLGDIGELEKSIRKNGIMQNLTVVPADDDMNEFVVLIGHRRLEAAKAAGICKVPCVIAEGLTREEQLAIMLEENMQRNDLTVLEQAESFQMMIELGNTIESLTEKTGFSESTIRHRLKIAELDSEMLRKREEDPDLQLSLTDLYELEKIKSLETRNSVLGAAISGEDLRRRARNAAAQEKVDEAFERCAAIMQQAGLKPAGKDVKSWSAGLDRVWSDELNNPELIRMLKDKLEELDTETKYIYLRDYGRIFIMKKKKPQKHEMTEEEKRRKELDKRRKAFVEIQKAYDRRRHDFILNELQGSKLTEEQKQEIMTRAIEILLRYGQGTSITAAETAAYVEEIDRWKVTDEQKEATLNMEPWVVILAAADYDMSLYSGMYRMIIQYNGEINTKLAEEIKEIYNLLTKYGYEMEPEEKAMLDGMHELYGEG, from the coding sequence ATGGACACAATAGGCACAGTACACATGCTCTGGACGAATCAGCTGATTCCTAATCCGGACAACCCGAGAAAAGACCTTGGAGACATCGGGGAACTTGAAAAGAGCATCCGGAAAAACGGCATCATGCAGAATTTAACGGTGGTGCCGGCGGATGACGACATGAACGAGTTCGTGGTGCTGATTGGTCACCGCAGACTTGAAGCTGCAAAAGCCGCCGGAATCTGTAAAGTTCCGTGCGTGATTGCCGAGGGACTGACGCGGGAAGAACAGCTGGCAATCATGCTGGAGGAGAACATGCAGCGGAACGACTTGACCGTTCTCGAGCAGGCTGAGTCCTTCCAGATGATGATAGAGTTGGGCAATACAATCGAATCGCTTACTGAGAAAACTGGATTCTCTGAATCGACGATCCGGCACCGGCTGAAAATCGCGGAGCTAGACAGTGAAATGCTCCGGAAGCGTGAAGAGGATCCCGATCTGCAACTCTCATTGACTGATCTGTATGAGCTGGAAAAAATCAAAAGCCTGGAAACAAGGAACAGCGTTTTAGGTGCAGCGATCAGCGGCGAGGACCTGAGACGGCGGGCAAGGAATGCCGCAGCACAGGAAAAAGTCGATGAAGCTTTCGAAAGGTGCGCTGCAATTATGCAGCAAGCAGGGCTAAAGCCGGCAGGAAAGGATGTAAAATCGTGGTCTGCTGGTTTAGACAGAGTTTGGAGTGATGAGTTAAATAATCCGGAGCTAATCCGGATGTTGAAAGATAAACTTGAAGAGCTGGATACGGAAACTAAATATATCTATCTGCGGGACTACGGCCGAATTTTCATCATGAAAAAGAAAAAGCCGCAAAAGCATGAAATGACGGAAGAGGAGAAACGGAGAAAGGAGCTGGACAAGCGCAGGAAAGCGTTCGTTGAAATCCAGAAGGCTTACGATAGACGCAGACACGACTTTATCCTTAACGAGTTGCAGGGAAGCAAACTGACGGAGGAACAAAAGCAGGAGATCATGACACGGGCGATTGAAATTCTGCTCCGGTACGGACAAGGAACGTCAATTACAGCCGCCGAAACGGCCGCATATGTAGAGGAAATCGACCGATGGAAAGTTACGGATGAGCAGAAAGAAGCAACACTGAATATGGAGCCTTGGGTGGTTATTCTTGCGGCAGCAGACTATGACATGAGTCTGTATTCCGGCATGTACAGAATGATCATACAGTACAACGGGGAAATCAATACGAAATTGGCCGAGGAAATCAAGGAAATCTACAATCTGCTGACAAAGTACGGCTACGAGATGGAGCCGGAAGAAAAGGCAATGCTGGACGGCATGCATGAGCTGTACGGGGAAGGATGA
- a CDS encoding DUF551 domain-containing protein, with protein sequence MRVINVEAQPAVPAFGQWIPASNPPENCEDVIVCVSGRRGNIIYDHGVEASDCCYENGTWYVGDASADTDNLTIHAWMPLPEPPEEESRKMIIGGKEVDRIEVFHGAEKVAVITDDKKTGAPGYRIEFKAGKTTTVKKCSDMDDVAFKEMAANEFCNRYCAFKACENCPIDKYLDQ encoded by the coding sequence ATGAGAGTAATTAATGTAGAAGCACAGCCGGCAGTTCCTGCCTTCGGCCAGTGGATACCGGCAAGCAATCCGCCGGAGAATTGTGAAGATGTAATTGTATGCGTATCTGGACGCCGTGGAAATATCATTTATGATCACGGTGTAGAGGCAAGTGATTGCTGCTATGAAAATGGTACGTGGTATGTCGGCGATGCCTCAGCCGATACTGATAATCTGACGATCCACGCATGGATGCCGCTGCCGGAACCTCCGGAGGAAGAAAGCAGAAAAATGATTATTGGTGGAAAAGAAGTAGACCGCATTGAAGTCTTCCACGGGGCTGAGAAAGTCGCCGTGATAACCGATGACAAAAAAACAGGGGCGCCGGGATATCGGATTGAATTCAAAGCGGGAAAAACGACGACAGTAAAAAAATGCAGCGATATGGATGACGTTGCATTTAAGGAAATGGCGGCGAACGAATTTTGCAATAGATACTGCGCATTTAAGGCTTGTGAGAACTGCCCGATAGATAAATATCTAGATCAGTAG
- a CDS encoding PqqD family protein yields the protein MTKRLRKKQNADLTNYLDKIPAIRGGLNWVENNGFVTVEQQNTGAYNRIAQKLFGTPAVSNIDLDEFGSFVWRQIDGTRTIYEIGQRIREEFGEKAEPLYERLCTYFYTLENVKYVEYVETGKKE from the coding sequence ATGACGAAGCGGCTTAGAAAAAAACAGAATGCCGACTTAACGAACTACCTGGACAAGATCCCCGCAATCCGCGGGGGTCTTAACTGGGTAGAAAATAACGGCTTTGTGACGGTGGAACAGCAGAATACCGGCGCATACAACCGTATCGCGCAAAAGCTGTTCGGGACGCCGGCTGTCAGCAACATCGATCTGGATGAGTTCGGCAGTTTTGTGTGGCGTCAGATTGACGGAACGCGGACGATCTACGAGATCGGACAGCGGATCCGGGAAGAATTCGGCGAGAAGGCGGAGCCCCTGTACGAGAGACTCTGTACTTATTTCTATACGCTGGAGAATGTGAAATATGTGGAATATGTAGAGACGGGGAAAAAGGAATGA
- a CDS encoding helix-turn-helix domain-containing protein — MEKEFITRKEVCDVLGISQATFTRNRIGDKLKPYKVGKRIKYSRKDLERFRIGRY, encoded by the coding sequence ATGGAGAAGGAATTCATAACAAGAAAAGAAGTCTGCGACGTGCTGGGCATATCACAGGCAACATTCACAAGAAATCGGATAGGCGACAAACTGAAGCCGTATAAAGTCGGAAAACGGATTAAGTACAGTCGTAAAGATCTGGAAAGATTCAGGATCGGAAGGTACTGA
- a CDS encoding rolling circle replication-associated protein — translation MRVMRETTVAGRIIHRRVVVPSGNHRQKRRARTGITSEAVKKNNMRIAIWRLWMLLANNFDSTGSHVTLTYAGKEPEKDQAAADRKKMIAKLRKEFKRQGKELKYVVVTEYKNKRIHHHIVMNSQDVEMVTRLWGKGGVHFTALREEGDFHDLAEYLIKETEKTFRESDSQHKQRYSRSRNLIMPVTKRDETTLKEMTDEPEPISGYYIPKDRVRRYEHPVTGLEHLEYVEVALGEPRNYKVWPRGKVVTPREYYKITEIEEQEVMDLACEGQTEGGPCEC, via the coding sequence ATGAGAGTAATGAGAGAGACGACGGTTGCCGGCCGGATCATCCACCGGCGCGTGGTTGTTCCTTCCGGAAATCACAGACAGAAAAGAAGAGCACGCACCGGGATCACGAGCGAGGCAGTGAAAAAGAATAACATGCGCATTGCAATCTGGAGACTGTGGATGCTGCTGGCAAATAATTTCGACTCGACCGGAAGCCACGTCACTCTGACATACGCAGGGAAAGAGCCGGAGAAAGATCAGGCGGCCGCGGATCGCAAGAAGATGATCGCGAAGCTGCGGAAAGAGTTCAAGCGGCAGGGAAAAGAACTGAAGTATGTGGTTGTTACGGAATACAAAAATAAGCGGATCCATCACCACATCGTGATGAACTCGCAGGACGTGGAAATGGTCACCAGGCTGTGGGGAAAAGGCGGGGTACACTTTACAGCACTGCGTGAAGAGGGAGACTTCCATGACCTTGCGGAGTATCTGATCAAGGAAACGGAAAAGACTTTCCGGGAATCGGACAGCCAACACAAACAGAGATATTCCCGCAGCCGCAATTTAATCATGCCGGTAACCAAAAGGGATGAAACGACGCTGAAGGAAATGACGGACGAGCCGGAGCCAATCAGCGGATATTATATTCCTAAAGACAGAGTCAGACGATACGAGCATCCGGTCACAGGCCTGGAACATCTTGAGTATGTTGAGGTGGCGCTGGGAGAGCCGAGGAATTATAAAGTATGGCCGCGCGGAAAAGTAGTCACTCCGCGAGAATATTATAAAATAACCGAAATTGAAGAACAGGAGGTTATGGATTTAGCATGCGAAGGTCAGACGGAAGGAGGCCCATGTGAATGTTGA
- a CDS encoding site-specific integrase, with protein sequence MKIDKYKARGEIRYRFRAYVGLDTSGKPIRIQQSGFETKKEAQLAYAEAVTSIAPTRNKNITVQQLYNIWIESYKIGVKESTLQHTEQIFRDHILPEFAQLKVIELTPIQLQRFANRTVSERVNGKRTFTYLKKLLAFAWKQGVIDQNPADRVDIPKASKGPHKPENLNVYTKDELHTFLSLAQERLSPMWYAFFRLLSYTGMRRGEALALKWSDLDEGACTISITKTVTRGSNGIYVSDTPKTDRSTRTILLDPETLDILTALPHNCDLIFHNTKMELITLSQPIRQAHKVVDGTDLKYISPHGFRHTHCSLLFSAGVSIPEVQDRLGHSDVKTTIDIYNHVYEADKTKALNRFIDFMDA encoded by the coding sequence ATGAAGATCGATAAATACAAAGCAAGAGGAGAAATCCGTTACCGGTTCCGCGCATACGTCGGACTGGATACCTCCGGAAAGCCGATCCGGATCCAGCAGTCCGGATTCGAGACAAAGAAGGAGGCGCAGCTTGCATATGCAGAAGCGGTCACAAGCATTGCCCCCACAAGAAATAAAAACATCACCGTGCAACAGTTATACAATATCTGGATTGAGTCATATAAGATCGGTGTGAAGGAGAGCACGCTTCAACATACAGAACAGATCTTCCGCGACCATATTCTTCCGGAGTTCGCGCAGCTCAAAGTCATCGAACTGACGCCTATCCAATTGCAGCGCTTTGCTAATCGGACGGTTTCTGAAAGGGTAAATGGGAAACGAACGTTTACCTATCTGAAGAAGCTGCTCGCTTTCGCCTGGAAGCAGGGTGTAATCGACCAAAACCCTGCCGATCGGGTAGATATTCCTAAAGCCTCAAAAGGACCACACAAACCGGAAAATCTTAACGTCTACACAAAGGATGAGCTGCATACATTTTTATCGCTGGCACAGGAGCGCTTGTCTCCAATGTGGTATGCGTTTTTCCGTCTTCTGTCATATACCGGTATGCGCCGCGGTGAGGCACTGGCGCTGAAATGGTCAGACCTTGACGAAGGCGCATGTACAATATCTATCACAAAGACGGTCACACGCGGCTCTAATGGTATCTATGTTTCAGACACGCCGAAGACAGACCGCTCAACTCGCACGATTTTACTCGATCCGGAAACATTGGATATCCTCACTGCTCTGCCTCACAACTGTGATCTGATCTTCCATAATACAAAGATGGAACTGATTACATTGTCTCAGCCCATCCGGCAGGCACACAAAGTCGTGGACGGTACCGATCTGAAATACATCTCGCCTCATGGATTCCGGCACACGCATTGCAGTCTGCTCTTCTCTGCCGGTGTTTCCATCCCGGAAGTGCAGGACCGGTTAGGGCATTCCGATGTAAAGACCACCATTGATATTTATAATCATGTTTATGAAGCAGATAAGACGAAAGCACTGAATCGGTTTATCGACTTCATGGACGCATAA
- a CDS encoding DUF1064 domain-containing protein: protein MNVEDLPLKYQAQAKKKLEEQNRTAAERMMQPRAKYGNRKAEVDGIIFDSKKEAGYYLKLKALEEAGEITQIILQPRFELQPAFDKNGKHYRKIEYVADFMYTSKTGETFVIDVKGMRTDVYKQKKKMFEYRFPNLTITEV, encoded by the coding sequence GTGAATGTTGAGGATTTGCCGCTGAAGTATCAGGCGCAGGCGAAAAAGAAGCTGGAGGAGCAGAATAGGACCGCGGCAGAAAGGATGATGCAGCCACGGGCGAAGTATGGTAACCGCAAAGCGGAAGTTGACGGGATCATATTCGACAGCAAGAAAGAGGCGGGATACTACCTGAAACTTAAAGCGCTTGAAGAGGCTGGAGAAATAACACAGATCATACTCCAGCCGAGATTTGAGTTACAGCCGGCGTTCGATAAGAACGGGAAACACTACCGGAAGATTGAATATGTTGCAGATTTCATGTACACGAGCAAGACAGGAGAAACATTTGTAATCGATGTCAAAGGAATGCGAACAGATGTTTACAAGCAGAAAAAGAAGATGTTCGAATATCGGTTCCCGAACTTAACGATAACGGAGGTGTAG
- a CDS encoding helix-turn-helix domain-containing protein has product MLKKHVERRREPYNEFVAWMRKNNVSQAEVAGLLGKSASAFNQNINGTGGDLTVGEVVTICTEYGISADDFFWPSKFQKRNTGVENAAD; this is encoded by the coding sequence ATGTTAAAAAAACATGTTGAAAGAAGAAGAGAGCCGTATAATGAGTTTGTCGCATGGATGAGAAAAAACAACGTCTCGCAAGCGGAAGTTGCAGGACTTCTGGGCAAAAGCGCTTCGGCATTCAACCAAAACATCAACGGCACTGGAGGAGACTTGACTGTCGGAGAAGTGGTTACGATCTGCACTGAATACGGAATTTCGGCAGATGATTTTTTTTGGCCGTCAAAGTTTCAAAAAAGAAACACGGGAGTAGAAAATGCAGCCGACTAA